The sequence below is a genomic window from Canis aureus isolate CA01 chromosome 35, VMU_Caureus_v.1.0, whole genome shotgun sequence.
ATTGACgtagaaagagaaggaaacagaagttGAAATTAGCTCCAGTCGTGCATGACCgtgcatttttgtttcatttcctcaataaatattttttgacaaACAGATAATGAAGAATTATACGTAGGACTGCCAACTAAGCAGGAACAAGTCTGTAATGCtaaggttttggttttttgtgtgtgtttttgtttttaaagaatttgacgATGTCCCCTGGCACTTACTGTGGCTATAATAGCAGGGATGTGGAGGTGCCCTGATGCCTCTGACTGAAGCCCTTTTAAGACAGAGATGGATCTTGTGCCTCTGCAGATCTTCCTCAGTGTTGGACCCACACGAGGTCTTCAGTGAAGATTTGTTGCATTTACTAAAGCTGAACATACCATTTTTCTATCTTAATGAGGTAGCACAGTGCTTGGTGCTCATGAAAAACTGAAATTCCTTTCTCGAACATTGAGTAGCATTTATCCTTGAAACATTGGCATTTCATCCCTGCTTATTCAACTTCATCTCATAACTTGTCTCTTCAAGGGCCAGAGGGATCCATTCACAGCTGGTGAGGGATCCAGGCTGTGGGGTTTTTGACCCACTTTGGAAAGTACATTAGAACTTAGCAGTTAAGAGCACCTGTGTTGCAGTGGAGAACCATGGATTTGAATCTACATCTGCTATGCATTATTTCTCTGTTCTTAGGCCAGTTTCTTAGCCTCTtggagtcttggtttcctcatctgaaatgcAACTAATAAGCATACTTACCGTATCAGGATGGTATTGAGTTTGACTGTGAGGAAGCAAAAGCCCAAAATATTAGTGACTTAACaatgaagaaatttatttcttctcatgTATGAATTTGGAGGTAGATAGTCCAAAACTAGTGCGCGGGCTCTGTTCCATTAAGTCCTCGGGGACCAGGCCCAAGCTCCAGCTCACCAAGAAagtcttttccttcttcatgGTTGAAAACGGCAGCCACCACATTTGCTTTCCAGATAACAGAGtaaaaggagagatgaagaagaaaaggacCAAGATGTTCCCAAAGTGTTGTAGGAAAGTTCCTGGGAGCCATCGTGTATCGCTTCTGCTTGCATCCTGTCCACCAGAACGAAGTTGCACATCCATGTCCACGGTTCAAAGAGGATAGGAAATAGTGACTTTATTCTGCATGGCCACATACATGAGCAAAAAATTCTATGActgtgagagaaagggagaagagaccCTGGGAGGCAACGTAATGTGTACCTCACCTACTTAGAAAGCTGTGGTGGGAATTAAATGAGGTGATATCTAAAATCCTTTCAAGGTACCTGGGAGGGCTCAATGAATGGTCAGTTCTACCATCATTATACTGttcagagaaagaggagagtCTCAAAAAAAGGGAATTGAGGCCTTCCTCTGAACCACGAGGGGCCCTCTTAGGATGTGGAAGGACAATGCTGGGTCTTTAAGCCATAGAACCCAGGGCCCCCTCCTTTAATCTTCggcactttctccctcccttcctgcaggAGCAGATCTGGTGATTAATGAAGTGATGTGGTGGGACCATGGAGTGTATTATTGCACCATTGAGGCTCCAGGGGACACATCAGGAGACCCAGATAAGGAGGTGAAGCTTATTGTCCTGCGTAAGTGCTGCTGGAGCTTTTTATTTAGCCACCCCATCACTGTGACATTTTTAtatacggaaaaaaaaaaagaagcaagcaagCCCAGGTTATCATTGGATCGCCAACGTCTGAAGATCCCTTCCCAAGGctaaacttttttccccccagtataTTAATTGAACTTAATTTATAGGTCAAGAGCTATATTTATTAGGCCTCTAGAATGTGAGACGTGGAAGCATTCACCTGCATATTTAGTTAGCCTGCTCTTGGCATCTCCCCTGCAGACTGGCTGACAGTGATCTTCATCATTCTGGgggccctcctcctgcttctgctgaTTGGAGTGTGCTGGTGCCAGTGCTGTCCTCAGTATTGCTGCTGCTACATCCGCTGCCCCTGCTGTCCTGCCCGCTGCTGCTGCCCTGAGGAAGGTAAGAGGGGACAGATGAGCAGTGCGACCGGGTGCTGCTGGAGACTGCTGTCCCAAATAGATCAACTTCACATACCAGGTCAAAACCTTAGGTCCTTCCAGTTTCTCCTCCATGCCCTTCTCCCATCACAGGCTCAGAGGTCTTCGACCTCAGCCCAGAATATGATGTTCCAGGAAGTTGTAGGCCCAAGGGGGAAGATTTCTGCCCATCTACATCATAGCCTGCCTAAGGCCACCTTCCAATAGTTCTGCCTACTGCTGGCATTTCCTCAATGGCTCTGATATGCCTGTGCTTCAGTATTTGCTCCTAGCACTCACCTTGCTTGGACATGGAGTGGCTAGAGTGAGTGGTTTAAACGTAGCAGTGAGAGAGGTCaccccttagaggtgatttgaaAAGAACAGATAGAGGAGAAAGGTGTTAAAGCAGCGGTTCTTAAACTTACGAATTACCTATGGTTTGTTAAAAGCTGGCTGCTGGCTCcgcctccagagtttctgattcaattGGTTTGGGTAGGCCTGAGGATTTGTATTCCAGAAAAGTTTTCAAGTGATGTGATGCTGATGATCTGTgggtcacactttgagaacctctTTTTAGATGAAGGAAAGAGGTTTAGATGAAGGAGAGCGAGCAAGCAGAAgatcttgctctttttttttttttttttaagattttatttatttattcatgaaagatacagggagagagagagaggcagagacacagacaggctccatgcagggagcccgatgtgggactcgatcccaggactccaggaccatgccctgggccgaaggcaggcgctaagccactgagccatccagggatccccaagatctTGCTCTTAATGTAATCTTTCTTTTGACTAAAATTTGAccttttaaaacagaattatgaCATGCTCTAAAAAATTTGGCTGTGGAATGCTAAACATTTTTGTCGAAAATTATTCtataaaaatccttttctttatttctttttttttttttaagattttatttattagagagagagtgagagaatgaacagccaggaggggagagggagaaacaggctccccaccgggcagggagcctgacatggggctccacgtcaggaccctgggatcatggcctgggctgaaggcagatgcttaatggactgagccacccaggtgcctaaaaatcttttcttaataagtagatggtgtgggaccaaCTGCTTTAAACGGAAGGAGTTTcatattctgaaaataatatttttccccCAGTGATATACATAAAGTATTACATTGTAGAAAGTttgagaaattcagaaaaatataaagactaATCTGAGCATTCAGAGATAATCACTCTTTAGCAGTTTGGTCCATTtgaacagaaattttttaaaagggaagagaagggattGCCTTATAAGATAGAAACAAAACTTAATCTACAATGTTAAGAAGGTCAATGGCCTGTGTCTGGTTTCAGGCCTGTATTCTTGGGTTGTCGTTTTACAGGAAAAGAGAACTAACTTTTATTGGATGTCTGCTATGCATAGGCCCTTTGCATGGATTTCCCTGTATGAATCCTCACAACCCTAGAAGGCTGTTTCATCACTACTTAACAGATGAGGGGACTAAAGGTCAgagaagtcacacagctagtaagtagcagtGGCAGCATGGTGTTGAATCCGTTTTCATCTGACTTATGAGTGCCTGAATTTCACTTGGTAGAGGCTACTACAAACTGTGTGTAGATCACAGTAGGCTTGGCAGAGATACCAAGGACCTccttaaagagaagaaaaatagggcagccctggtggctcagcggtgtagcgccaccttcagcccagggcctgatcctggagacctgggatcaagtcctacgttgggcttcctgcatggagcctgcttctccctctgcctatgtctctgcctctctctgtctctcatgaataaataaataaaatctttaaaaagagagagagagagagagaggaaaaatagcAGAGAACTGGATATTGGGCTGTGGAACTCATCACCTTTCAAGAGCCTCTGGGAGAGAGGCCATGGAGGAGTCACTATCCCTGGAGTAGTAATATgcagaaagagatgagaaaatcaCTCCCAAGGTCAGTGGAGCACTAAAAACAAGCAGGACCGAGGACAAAGCCAACACAAATGATGAATGTGTCCACTGTTTCAGTATGCTGCTAAACAGGTTCTGAGGGAGAGTGGTTTCTCCTGAGCGTTAGAGTTCCTTTAGAAGAACGAGTAATATAAAGAAATGCAGGCTACAAGTAAACATCTCTGGACTTGAGTGAATGAGGTCACTTTCAGAGTGAATCACTACGGCAGACTGTCCTGAGAATTTTGATGACAGGAGGAGATTGCATGGAGGGAGCAGAAGTTGTTACGGAGAGCTCCTGGATGAGGAAATGGGTGTGCGTGACTGTTGGTTAGAATAGGATAACCCCAAGCATATTTGTAGGCAAAGAACCAAAGCCAGTAGGAAATGAGTAAAGCAAAGCCTTATCAAGTGGCATGAACACTAAGCAGGTAGAACAGGTGGGAGGGACATCAGGCGTACTGACTACCTTTAGAAAGGAAAGGCGCCCTGCCCTGAcctctggagagagagagaggaagtcaTTAAAATGTGGGGGATGGTCAAAGTATAAGAGAGGAAGCTGAGGGATCTCATACCCTCATGTCTTGATTTCAGCAAATCAAAATTCTAGAGCAATTTAGAGAGCTCTAAGGGAGCTGAACAATGACATCCAGGGCTTCTTGGCCTTCTCTGACCACAGCCCACCTCACTAACTTGGTCCCACTTTCCAATGAGTTAATAGGGGACCagtgaggagaaaaaggagaatgaCACCAAATTTTAGCAAGCCTTGATAATTCACTTCATCCTGGGAAATGACCCACAGTAGAACATAAAGATGAAAGTTATTGAAACTGAACCCTAGATTGGTTACTGGCCATCCTCCTACAGAACCTCTAGGTATACCCTGTGGTGGACTACAGGCCACACTGGGAATCTCTGACCTATGCTACCTGCCTCCCCATTCCCCTCACAGCTGAGGGAAGTAAGGCCTCGAGGCTTTAGCACAATCGCACGCAGCCTGTTAGTGGCAGACCCTGGACTAGACACAGGCCCCTCCATTCCATGCCCAGGGCTGGTTCCTTTTCCTTGACTAAGATGATGTCATCAGCTGAGAGTTCATGGGGAGAGGAAGACCTGAGAAGCGGGGAATGTTTAAACTGCTCTAGAGGAGGGAAGTGGGCTCAGTAGATCAGTCAAAGGAAGCTATGTGTGTGCTGAGTGAGGTTGGTTGCCTGGCTGTACAGTCAGCTCTGACAGCATGGGGCCAGAAGCTAAAGCTGCAATGGTTAAGAGTTCAAGTGTGTGGGATTCTAAGAAGCTCCTAAGGATATCGCTGAAATGACTAGCCAGACAAGTTAGAGGGGACTGGTAGTATGAGAAAAAGTGAAAGGGCTGTGTGACCATGGGTCAACCAAAAGAGGGTAAAGAATGAGTTCTCTAAAAGTAGAAAGAGGCTGGTAAGGCATAGGAAGCAGTTACAGGCAAATGCAGTTGGAAAGTTTTGGGCACCACAGATGATGCTGGCTGCAGGGAAGGAGAGGTGAGGGTCTCCGGAGGAGGGGGAAGTGCTGTGCCATTTCTGTCACGAAAGAGACATCTTAAGGAATATGCCCTGGGTTTTCctcagaaatgaaatgaagataaatatgCCAAATATGGTTTGGTCTCCAAATAtgtacttttgtttcctttgggatCTAAGGCAAAGAAGTGACTTATTATAAGAATTTATTATGACAGTGAGAGCCACTGTCTCTTGATGGTCCTCTATGAGGCATTTCGTGTGTATTGCTTCATTTAACCTCACCGACTTAATGAAATAGGTATTACCTTAGCTCAcagaggaggagcctggggcCACAGACTCTGGAAATCCActcaaaatcacacagctggtaCAGGCTGGGATTCAAGCTGAAGTCCATCTGACCCGCAGAGGTCTTATTTAGGGAGACTTGACCCTGAGGACCATAGTTCCCAAAAGGTTGTTGAGAATTCTCAATAGTTAACTccagttgggcttcctgcacgaGTGTTAAGGAGCTTGTTAAAAACACGACTTTGGCTTGCTTTGCAGTAGACTGAAGGAGAGTTTCTGGGCGTGGAatccaggaatctgtatttttaactatAGCTCCTTAATGTGATCGAGGCAGACTTGACTCCACTGAGATTCAGAGATAACGTGCTAGGAGTCTTTTGAGGCTTAGCTACTTGCTCCATGTCGCTCATTTTATTGCCTGTCTGATTCCCCACTAGGTGAACAGCAGAAAACCATGACATCCCCATGGGACAAGAGGGCCAGGGAGAAGCTCAGAGGCTATGTTTTCCACTCCCATCTCAGCAGTTCCATTACATCAGGGAAAGGCGGGGCCCTGGGGAAAAGGGTGTGGCAGCTAAGAAGAGAGCAGGTGGGTTAATCTCTGGAGTATGGAAAATTTGACAAGAAAGCTCATGGAGAATGTAGAAGGTTCCCCAGAGAGTTACGTGTGCTGAGGGTCCCATTagttaaaaaaagtcatttgggGAACAAGGTGTAAGCCCAACTTTCCCTTCATCTACCATGGAATTGGGAGGAGTAGGAGGAGGAAGTGGCCAGGATTCAGTTAGAGGGGTGAGGGGTAAGTAGGGTTGTTCCCAGTAGAATCAGACGCCCCAGGCCTCAGAGGCAGAGACTAGTCTGGAGTGGGCTTTGAAGTATGGGGCTGAGTCggaaagaaataaagcaaggaGGTACCACTATggaaggtgttttttgttttgattttttgtttgttttattttgcttgtttcatCAAAAAAATGAAGGGGGGGTCTGGGGACTCAGCGATTTGGCAGAAAGAGCACAGGTGTGGGCTTCAGAGAGGCACCTCTGTCCATCACCAGCTATGGGACCTGGAACTGGGACGTCAGCCTCTCTGCACCCAGCTTCTTCAATGAAGTCCCACATGAAAAGATTGCCCCGAGGAGTAGTCAGCTTATGTAAAGTGACTGGCACACGCACATTAAGCTGGGCATCGTGTGTGCTGATGGTGGCACAcggagggagctgggggaggcaTCGTTagcaagagggagaggagggggcctCTGCAGAGGCTCTGGAGTGCGGTCCAGTGGCCGGAaggtggggcagctgggtgagCTGCTCTAAGCTTGCATCTGATTCCCTCCAGGCTCGGCTGTGGTACGCAGTCAGGGCTGGAGCTCTGGACATTTCTGAGGGCTCAGCAGCAACCACTTCTTGTTGTGCTGGACGTCTGTTGCACACGGGAGCCCCTGGGTCCAGATGGCCCCCAGCTGTTGGCCTCAGCAAACCCCCTGCCCTTTGCAGCAGGGTTCGGGACGCCTGTCCTTCTGCCCTTCTTACTGTGCCAGGAGGAAGCCCCAGGCAGAGCCCCGCTGCttgagaggtgggggggggggcctgcgGGGCTTGAGGAACCCAGGAGGAGGTGAAAGTGCCAAGCTGGGGGCCTGAGGCAGGCACTTCCTGTGCTGAAACACATACGTGCATCTCCTACACGCATGGATAGACAGAGGCCTTGGGAGACAGTTATCCTAAAATAGAAATTCATGAACAAAACCAactaaatgcttttgtttttagtttgcaCTCacaggggcggaggggagggccggggaggggagaGGATTGTGTGCTTTGGACTAGAGGCCGTGCCTGGGGTACTGGAGTAACGTGTCTCTGGGCTCCTTGTACTGcttttttatatgattttctttGCCCTGAAAGGAAATGGcatctcctttctcccttccctgccttcaGTGCACCCCTTAGAGACTCCCCCTACTTAGGGAAAATCCCAACACTTACTGAGATAAAGAGATTACAAAAGATTCACTGGGAGCCACttcacctttttttcctttttttttttttaaagattttatttatttattcatgggagacacacagagagagaggcagagacccaggcagagggagaagcaggctccatgcagggagcccgacctgggacttgatcccgggtctccaggatcaggccctgggctgaaagtggagctaaactgctgagccacccgggctgcccctctacTTCACCTTTTTGCATCTCTTGCCTCCCTCCCATGAGTTTctccctcccagggctgctgtaCTACCTAGACCGTTTGTCAGTCTGCTTTCCTTTACCAGTAATTCTGCCCATTGACCTCAGCATctactttcttttgcttttttttttttttcctttttccactgTGAGCAGGAAGCCCTGAGCTTCCCTGGCAGCCCCTGACCCACAGCCCCCTGGGAGTCATTTGTGTCTGCATCTTCTACGTTTGGCCTGTGGCTAAAGGCCTTGTTCGCCTGGGACCCGAGATTCCGTGCCCGCCAATCTCCATGTATCCACCTACAACTTAGGGGAACCCAGGAAAGGCAGCATGATGCGATGTTTTCAAGACTGGGAAGTCGGGTGGTCTAGGTATACTCTCCTGGGGCACCTTCCCAGCTCCTTGCCAGATGGCCGATTGGCTACTACTCCCTAAACTCTTACTCCTACGTGAGATAGATTAGAAACTGGCCTCTTAGCAAGGCTGCTGGGGAGAGAGAAGTGAAGTGGGAGGTGTGGGGCTCGTCCTGGCTGAGGGTCTGCATTTCTCGTTTTTCCCTGCAGCCCTGGCCCGTCACCGCTACATGAAGCAGGCTCAGGCCCTAGGCCCTCAGATGATGGAAAAACCTCTATACTGGGGGGCGGACAGGAGCTCCCAGGTTTCATCTTATCCAATGAACCCGCTGCTGCAGCGAGGTAAACCTTGCCAGAGATTTGGGGCggaagagggcagagggcaggggtaGGCGCATGGGCTACCTCGGGGTCTTCTTGACCAATACAGTGGCAATCTGTGACTGAGGATGGGGACGGGATAGATGCAAGCAGAGTAGTGTGGCATTTTGGTGCCCTGGTTCTGAGGAGCATGTTTTGGGGCCAGCAGTTCTGCAATGTTCTTATCCTTGTTTCTATTTAGATTTGTCCCTGCGATCCAGCCTCCCACAGATGCCAATGACCCAGACCGCCGCCGCTCACCCTCCGGTCACCAATGGTGTCTTAGAGTATTTGGAGAAAGAGCTGCGGAACCTCAACCCAGCGCAGCCTCTGCCCCCTGACCTCAAAGCCATTTCTGGCCAAGCCTGCAGCATGCTGTCCTCCCTGGGCTCTGAGGTCGTGGAGCGCAGAATCATCCACCTGCCCCCCCTGATTAGAGACCTGCCACCGTCCCGGAGGACCAGCAGCTCCTCCCGCCAGCAGTggcccgcccccggcgcccctgGACCCTGGGGTGTGAGCTCTGATGTCCACCGCGAGCTCCAGGGCCGGGAGCCCAAGCGGCTTCGGAGGGGAAGGCACCCCTGCTCCAGGCCGCACGGGTCACACGCGCCCTGGTCGGACAGGGACAGCCTCGGCGACGGCCCCTCGtcctgggaggccctgggctTGGGCCGCGGCCCCCGGGGGGATGCTCAGCGGCCCCGGAGGCGCAGGCACCGCAGCTACTCCCCGCCCTCGCCTTCGGGCCTCAGTTCCTGGAgctcggaggaggaggagggggaggagggggacaggCGGCCCCGGGGCCGGAGGACCCCCTACAGCTCACAGGCCACCACCTGGGCCGAGGAGAAGCCGCCCAGCTACCGCTCCCTGGATGTCCTGCCgggcaggaagggcaggagaggagggagcGTGGAGAGGCGCTCGGTGAGCCTGGGGCAGCCTGCGGGGGGCAGGGAGCTGCCCCgggtcaccccccacccccgccctgagGGCCCCTCCTCCTCGAGCCTGCCTTCTGGGCTTGAGGAGGCTGCCTGGGGAGCTAGGAGGggcccaggggctgcagggggccgCGGAGGGCTCAGTGCTTGAGGCTTGAAACAGCCCTGGTCCTGCTCAAACCAGCCCTGCTCACACAGTCTCGTGAGGCAGGGTtcccccacttcacagatgaagaagcGAGGCTCAGAATAATGCAGCATCTGTGAGTAGTGGAGCTAAGACTTAAAACGCAGGCTTTGTGGCTAAGGCTTTACTTCCTGTCATAGCTGCCTGACTTGACTTAGCAGCCCCATTTCCATACCCCAAAGTAGAACATGCAGCCTGACAGAGGATGTTTGTGCCTCCTCCGGCCTACAGGTCAGTGTGCGAGGCCTTGTATTCGAGGATGAGGTCCTATGAGACCCCCTGGAAAGAATCCTTAAAgtgatttaaacacacacacacacacacacacacacacacacacacacagcaaccaAACAGCCAAACATCTCATATCCCAAATATGGGTCAAAACTTTAGGGTTCTGAAACAGGTAAGGCTCCAATGGGTGCCAGTCATAGCTTTGTCATAGCTTTGTGCCTTAAAGAGGCACAAAGAGGGATCATAGGCCTTttaggctttaatttttttttaagatgtgactTTAAAAACCATTCTATAATTGCTACACCCAAATGATGGTATTCCCTCAGTATCACTTTGCAAAGTGATGCTGCCGTTGCTCAAAAATATTCATGAACTGCCTTCAGAGCCAACGTAAATGAAAATCTGTTTCTCTATTTGACCAAAACccttttctgttttgcttctgtTGACATAAAGGGATATGTAGGAGGCTCTGAGGGAAGTTCCCAGAGTAGAGGATGTTACAGGAAGAATTTTAGTGTCTCATACATTTTCAAGGATACGCCTCTCATTTGGAAATTCAAGTTCCATGATTTGTCTAAAAACCAATCACATGCATGGAGTGTGCAAAGAAACAGGCACCTTGTGGGAGTTATAGTACTAGTCTTTCTAGAAAAGAGTCTTGGTGAGACAGTAATTCATGAGGAAGGTAGCAAAGGCCTGCAGGCAGCTCTAAAATAATGGCAATtatatgatagtctcacagatgtcccaggagagaggcaaagaccagTAACAATGAAACTTAGTCACATCCTTACTAAGTGGTACCTAGCTATGGACATTTATGCCATATCCCATTTAACCCTTAGAACACCCAGTGAGGTTTGTACTGTTATCTTCAGTTTACAATAGATACAACTCTTTCTTCCATGTTACCAGTGGGAAAATTTCCTCCTGAAAGAAAACTCGGAACCAGTTAAAGCCTGGACAACTGCTGCTAATTTAGTCATATAGTGACTAAACTGTCtcttatcttcattttaacagaaaaaa
It includes:
- the ILDR1 gene encoding immunoglobulin-like domain-containing receptor 1 isoform X1, translated to MGPELPAPWLLLVAGLPAGCLSLLVTVQHTERYVTLFASIVLKCDYTTSAQLQDVVVTWRFKSFCKDPIFDYYSASYQAALSLGQDPSNDCNDSQREVRIVAQRRGQNEPVLGVDYRQRKITIQNRADLVINEVMWWDHGVYYCTIEAPGDTSGDPDKEVKLIVLHWLTVIFIILGALLLLLLIGVCWCQCCPQYCCCYIRCPCCPARCCCPEEALARHRYMKQAQALGPQMMEKPLYWGADRSSQVSSYPMNPLLQRDLSLRSSLPQMPMTQTAAAHPPVTNGVLEYLEKELRNLNPAQPLPPDLKAISGQACSMLSSLGSEVVERRIIHLPPLIRDLPPSRRTSSSSRQQWPAPGAPGPWGVSSDVHRELQGREPKRLRRGRHPCSRPHGSHAPWSDRDSLGDGPSSWEALGLGRGPRGDAQRPRRRRHRSYSPPSPSGLSSWSSEEEEGEEGDRRPRGRRTPYSSQATTWAEEKPPSYRSLDVLPGRKGRRGGSVERRSERDSSHSGRSVVI
- the ILDR1 gene encoding immunoglobulin-like domain-containing receptor 1 isoform X2; protein product: MGPELPAPWLLLVAGLPAGCLSLLVTVQHTERYVTLFASIVLKCDYTTSAQLQDVVVTWRFKSFCKDPIFDYYSASYQAALSLGQDPSNDCNDSQREVRIVAQRRGQNEPVLGVDYRQRKITIQNHWLTVIFIILGALLLLLLIGVCWCQCCPQYCCCYIRCPCCPARCCCPEEALARHRYMKQAQALGPQMMEKPLYWGADRSSQVSSYPMNPLLQRDLSLRSSLPQMPMTQTAAAHPPVTNGVLEYLEKELRNLNPAQPLPPDLKAISGQACSMLSSLGSEVVERRIIHLPPLIRDLPPSRRTSSSSRQQWPAPGAPGPWGVSSDVHRELQGREPKRLRRGRHPCSRPHGSHAPWSDRDSLGDGPSSWEALGLGRGPRGDAQRPRRRRHRSYSPPSPSGLSSWSSEEEEGEEGDRRPRGRRTPYSSQATTWAEEKPPSYRSLDVLPGRKGRRGGSVERRSERDSSHSGRSVVI
- the ILDR1 gene encoding immunoglobulin-like domain-containing receptor 1 isoform X3 encodes the protein MGPELPAPWLLLVAGLPAGCLSLLVTVQHTERYVTLFASIVLKCDYTTSAQLQDVVVTWRFKSFCKDPIFDYYSASYQAALSLGQDPSNDCNDSQREVRIVAQRRGQNEPVLGVDYRQRKITIQNRADLVINEVMWWDHGVYYCTIEAPGDTSGDPDKEVKLIVLHWLTVIFIILGALLLLLLIGVCWCQCCPQYCCCYIRCPCCPARCCCPEEDLSLRSSLPQMPMTQTAAAHPPVTNGVLEYLEKELRNLNPAQPLPPDLKAISGQACSMLSSLGSEVVERRIIHLPPLIRDLPPSRRTSSSSRQQWPAPGAPGPWGVSSDVHRELQGREPKRLRRGRHPCSRPHGSHAPWSDRDSLGDGPSSWEALGLGRGPRGDAQRPRRRRHRSYSPPSPSGLSSWSSEEEEGEEGDRRPRGRRTPYSSQATTWAEEKPPSYRSLDVLPGRKGRRGGSVERRSERDSSHSGRSVVI